AATAAATctctgaaaatttttatatgaagaTCCACCTTCAGCAAGACTGTTTGTTGCCTTTTCTTTCAGCTTCAATGCATTTCCTTTGATGCTTTCTTCATTGAACAACTTTGTAATCTTTGCCTGAATTTCATGCCTTGTGACAATCCCATGGTCGTCTCGGGTTAATTCGAAACCAATCTTCCAAGCTTCGCAAATATATCTACTGTTCTGATATTGATCAACAAAGAAAGGCCAACAGAGAAATGGCACTCCCATGGTTAACCCTTCCAGGGTTGAATTCCATCCGCAATGACTTACAAAGCAAGCAACTGAAGAATGAGCCAATACCTTCTCTTGAGGTGCCCATTCAACAATTTTTCCCCGACCGGCTATTCTCTTTTTGAAACCATCTGGGAATATAGCGACCGGTCCCCACAAGATGTCAGGTCGGACGACCCAGAGAAACGACTGGCCTGAGGATTCAAGACCAATTGCCAATTCATCAAACTGTGCCTGATTTAAGATTGTTGAACTACCCAATGCAACATAAACGACTGAGCCTATCGGTTTTTCATCGAGCCAGCTCAAGCAAGATGAGTCTTCGGGCCTAAAGCTCCCAGCCAAAAACCTTGAATTATTACTTGCGAGTAAAGAACCAATGGGTAATATGTTGGGAACCAAATCACAGGATGACGCGTCAAGTTCATAAACTGAATTCGAAAGAACCCAGTTGGACATTTTAACACACTCAACAACTTCAATAGAAGATTCAAAGATTATCTTCTGTATCTTTCCTTGTCCTCGAACCATCCATGGGAATTCGTCAAATTTCCAGGGAAGATTTCCCTCAGAAATTGAGATCAACCCATCTTTCAATGCAGTCCCTAGATCAAGTTCAATCAACTATGAGtacaaaacaacataaacatcaattgcaaatatttatatacttaccATCAGCATCTATAACTCCATCATCAATCAGCTTTGTAATATGAAATTGCAGGGCTAAGATTGCAGGGCCATAAGTAACAAATGCAGCACTCGGAATCCCCAATTTCTGGGCAACTTCGAGACCCCATTGAGCATTTACATCGCCAATGACACAACTGATCTGCTGATCATCACTTACTTGGTTAATTTTCTCAATCAACTCCTTCAATTTACCTGGCATAACTTTTTTCATGATATTTCTACTCTtttcaaaatctctctcaatgTCCCCATGTTCAAGTCCATCTGGGACTGAAACAAACTCTATCAGGCTCCCCCCTATGGCCGATATCTCCGGCATCGAAGCCATGATTTTCGCCTCGATGAACTCTGTGTTAACAAAGGTCACCTTGACTCCATGTTCAGCAATCTTTGTTGCTAATTTCAGCAGGGGGCCAACATGGCCTTGTGCTGGAAGTGGAATCGCCAATACATGTGGCTGCTTGCCCATTTCAGAGAGCTTCAATTTCACTGTCTATGGAATTTTCCCAAATCCTGAAACTATCTTATATATACGTAACTCCTGCAACTTTTCACATACTGATTCAATGAATCTATCAACTGCACATAGTTTTGCTTTGCGTGTTTGACTTTTTCTTTGTGATTTATAGTCTGAATGCTGGCTATCAGAAGCTAATCTGTCTCCATTATTTTACAAAGCCAATGCTGAAATATCTCTGTTAGGTAGTAAATTTATTCCATATAATTGAAGTTTTTTAACATTCTTTAGTTTTCAGCTGTTGGGGCtacaaacaattaatttttttttaataaccgaGGATCTTTCTGTATTTGTTGAACAGATAAATCTAGAATATAATTATCAGACTTATAATCATTGCACtagataagtcaaaattttataaacgtAATAGAAACTTAAATTCAGAGCTTCactttgaaagttttaatgcttcaataattagtttattaattaagtCAATTAATCAATCACATAAAATATCAAGAACAAGAACACATGATTTACGTAAAAAAACCAATATAGAGGGAATAATCACATatcaaaatccaaattaaatCCACTAATAGGGAGAATCAAACAATCAAGAAATACCCAAATCAATTTCCTAGTCAAGTCAAAACCCACAATATCTTgtgattatgaataaaatagCCCTCCaaataattcttgaaataaaACATCCAATGATCaattatcttggtaatatttAGTGATTAATCAAgtactttttctttctttgatttgcctacactagggctggatttgaagTGAACATGTTCAAGTTCGAACGAGGCCAAACACAAGCTTGAGACAACGAACACGAACTCAAGTATGAGATAggaaataaaactaaaaacaaaccCGAATTCAAATCCGAACTAGAACTATGCTCGGCTCACTTGAACTCTTAGCAAACGACGTCATTTCCAGCCCTACCTAAAGATAAGGTTGAATTCCAAACGAGTTTATTCAGACTCGAAACAAGTTTAGTTTAGACAAACTAGAGATAATAAATATGAACCCAGTCACgaatatgtgattgaatgagCTCGGCCAACCTTAACTAAACCTTTAGCCGAACTCAGTTTAAAACGAGCCTGGCCCTGATCGGGCTCGGCTTGTTTCCAACCCTAGCCCATGCTAACAAagcaagaaaaaacaaattctcTTGCGGTACAGTAGTTGTTTCATCGACCGTGTCTCAgcataaaaactaaaagaaCACATTTATAtctctttaaataaataatttaccaCTCTTCTAATCTCGTCACAttaatgggtttttttttttttcaatttctattttttaataatgcGGATTGAAACTTCGAGATCAGTGTAGACGAACATCAACCACGTCTAGATAAACCTGTACCTGTCAGAATTGCATATAAAATATTGGTGTTGACAATGGCATGCATGAGATCTattgataaaatcaataaaatataataatcttaGAGTAGAATTTGGACCAAAAACTTGACATTGATAGGGAAAAGCAAAAGGAACAATAACAATTAAACAAATGAGCTCATCTTGATAGCTCTTGTTactcttcaaaatattttatgctTTCAGAAAGACTAAAAAGATAGCTGAaacagaatatatatatatatatatatatatatatatatatatatatatatagctatcAATGAAGAAATGTCAATGGTTTTCCACATTAGAAGCGATGTCACTGACAGGTATAAAACACTGGTGTTGATAATAATATGTATGAGATCCATTGGTAAATACAATAATCTTAGTTAATGTCATGGTGGATGTTGCTGTGGTTTCGACATAATAGAAGTATAACTGTACTTTAATGGTGAATGTCAATTTTGAGAAAGATGATTCATTGATATTAAGAAACACTTAATGTTGGATGATTATTGAGATTGTGGCAAAATTGGTCCATGTTTTCCTATTTCAAggtttttagaagaaaaaacatCTTTCCCAAGGCTTTGCTCTATGAATTGCAGGATGTgatgttgtttgtttgttgatCGTTAGTCACTGCTAAGAATCATATCTGCAAGTTGACTTTAAAGAGGAAATTTGACCGCATAACAATTGTCTAATGGTTTTGAGACTGCAAATAGTGTTGGAGAAACTCTTCCTCTCTTTTGTAGAAATAAATGTCACGTGGTTGGTCAGATTTTGTGATTGCCTAGATGACAGTAGGTATCAACCATTTGATGCACCACATAGGTGAGTCATGTGCACATCAAATCTTGTAGAGAGTTTCCTTTTAGGATTTTACACTTTGTAGCGTTTGTTGACTAAGAATCGTTCTTCTTATATCATTTGGATGCCTTTTGGGAGTTCAAACAATGATGGTGTTGCTTCTATGCTAAGTTGGAAGGCTTACCTTCTAAGGGTTCCCTAGTTGGTTcacaaagaaaagagaaaatagagacGAATCATCTTCAAAC
This sequence is a window from Mangifera indica cultivar Alphonso chromosome 20, CATAS_Mindica_2.1, whole genome shotgun sequence. Protein-coding genes within it:
- the LOC123204233 gene encoding UDP-glycosyltransferase 83A1-like, with product MGKQPHVLAIPLPAQGHVGPLLKLATKIAEHGVKVTFVNTEFIEAKIMASMPEISAIGGSLIEFVSVPDGLEHGDIERDFEKSRNIMKKVMPGKLKELIEKINQVSDDQQISCVIGDVNAQWGLEVAQKLGIPSAAFVTYGPAILALQFHITKLIDDGVIDADGTALKDGLISISEGNLPWKFDEFPWMVRGQGKIQKIIFESSIEVVECVKMSNWVLSNSVYELDASSCDLVPNILPIGSLLASNNSRFLAGSFRPEDSSCLSWLDEKPIGSVVYVALGSSTILNQAQFDELAIGLESSGQSFLWVVRPDILWGPVAIFPDGFKKRIAGRGKIVEWAPQEKVLAHSSVACFVSHCGWNSTLEGLTMGVPFLCWPFFVDQYQNSRYICEAWKIGFELTRDDHGIVTRHEIQAKITKLFNEESIKGNALKLKEKATNSLAEGGSSYKNFQRFIAEIKFS